From the genome of Phoenix dactylifera cultivar Barhee BC4 chromosome 17, palm_55x_up_171113_PBpolish2nd_filt_p, whole genome shotgun sequence:
GCCGAGCAGAGGTATGGAGGTACATGACTGATGCACATGTATATGTATGTCCAAGTAAAGGACTCTGAAGGGCTGGTCTTGTTGTGGCCTATCGCTCCACATGGGTGTTTGGATTAGAAAAACACTCACTCCATGACAAGTTATCTCCTAGCTACCTTGGGTATGATGAGTTTTTGGGCTGAGCATCTTTAAACCTGAAAGGTCCGAACTCAAATTTTGCGCCCCACCCGAGGATTGGACGACGGTTGAGAGTAGCTTGGACGGTCGGCAGCCGCTTCATGCCAAACTCCTAGAGTCCACACCGGCCACGATTACCGTGGCCTTATCGGTTCAATGAAGGGGGGCAGAGGATCGTGATTGCATCCCCTATTTTGAgcccctttctctcttttttttttcgaatgaaAGACAGAAGTCGACTGGGGCCTGCCAACTTAAGTCCAAAATGGCTCAATTAGACCAATTTCCATATCCCctattttttctgattttgctACTCTATAGTCCGACTATGATCACACAGACTTAGGATCTAGTATCCTTTCGGGCCTCCAGTGGGGCAATCACTAGCGCATGCTGGCTGATGGCGTATTGTAGTCGGAAGCTAGTTTCCTTTCGGGCCTCCAGTGAGGTGATCACTAGCCTAGCTAGTCAGGGCTAATCGCTGGCACATGCTGATGGAAGCATGTATCTCCAAGTGATTTCAGAGCTCGTTTCCTAGTTTCCTTTCAAACCTCTAGTGAGGTGATCACTAGCACACGACCAATGGACGACATATTGTAATCAGGATCTAGTCTCTTTCGGGGCTTATCACGGGTCAATCGTAGCATAGTCGTAAGGACTAGGAGAGTGAGAATAGATGGTTCATCCCTGTTtgttttgaaaaatatatttttggccAAATACATTACATATTTTGAAATCTATGTTGATAGATATGATATGTTTCATGTACTCTTTAGCATGTTGGTATTTATGAAAAATCATGCAAAATTTATATTTCTTGCGTAATATACTTGATCTTGCTAGAGATTTTGGTAGCTTACTGGGCTATGAAGCTCATTACCTCTCTTCTATCTTTTTTCAGATGCAGCCAAGTAGACGGGGCATGGGACCGAGTAGTGAGAAGCTTAGgatttagaaaatatttgatCAGTGTACTTTGATGCATTCTTATTGTTAGTGCTTGTTGACTATTTCTTTTGAATAAATGCTAGTTTATTTATCTCTATCACTGCCTAAGTTGGAATGACATGTGTATGAATCAGAAGGTAGGCCTAGCATGTTCTGTGGGGTTAAATCCTAAGGATGTACGGCCTTCTATCATGTGCTCGGCTCGGGCCATCGGCTCGGGGAGTGACACTTCCACATAAGCTTTTCTTTACAAACCCAATCTAGGCCAACTGGTCGGCGATTACGCCATACTTAGCCTCCCATTCCCGTGGTTGGACGAACTTCAGCAGGAATAATGTTTGATGCGAGGAAGAAGGGGACAACCAGTGGgggattgaattaattactcatCTTACTCTAAAGAGAATTTCTTTTTTAGTACGGAGTACACAGCCTTTAAGCAAAGACATCATAAGAACAGGCATACggcctcctttttccttttctaacgTCCCCTGCTAAgtcctccctttctttttttcgtcAATTCACTATTAAACGAAAAGAATACTACAGATCGTAAcagtaaaaatatataatgatcGACTTAGACAAGTGAAAAGTATCTGATTTTTATCCATAATTGAAGGACAAAAACGATGAATGATCCAGATCTAGAACAtaatgaacaaataaataaataaataaaaatagattCATAAAATCTTGAGGCCATAAGATCAGGAGTCCAATTCCACGCAAGAACAATCCAAtctcttcaagaaaaaaaaggctgATCCAACTCTCTTTCGATCTATTCTtatattttccaaaaaaaaactcaaaagactaaaaaTAATCGTAGAAAAATCCAGAACGAGGAGGCGAAAACCAAACAAAACCATTCTTCAAGAAAACAACCAAACTCAGATCACGAATCGCTCCATTAATATAATCTAACGTAAACAATAAATGATAAGAAAAGCTAAGAACTTTAAGAGAGAACAAAGGAATCGAATGGCGTCATTATTCGAATACCTTGAGACCCATTTCTCACCgtttccttcttttctctctctcctttctgcTTGAGATCCTCGGGAGCAACGATGGCCAGTCGGGGAGAGGCATTGGCTTCGTTTACATACACGTGTCTGAATCATAATAGACCTTCGAGTTATCTCAAATTACGAAAACGCCTGCGCCCCTTCCGGAACGGAAAGCTTTTGAAACTTATTTGAGAACGGAATCTTCAAACGAATTATGCTGATATATGGTCACGTGGACAGAAATTCCTATGCGAGAACTATGATCGGCCGTTGGTGTTACTATGTCAGTCCATCCTGTCCGTTCATCTGTTGACGTACTGACCGTAGGATCTGAAGATGAAAAGAAGGAATATATTTAGGGATCGCATAGAAGTTCTGTACGTTTCTACTGAAAGTGGTAGCGCGAATGGCGAAAACTATTTCACTTTAATGGAGATCCGAACAGGAAACAGCGATCTCGAGTGAATAATGTGCCCCTTCACATGCGAGGCCGGTAGGGTGGCAAGGTGGTTAATCACTAGGATTAGTTAAATCAGGGTTTAGATGCGACAGAGCTTGTCTTCATCCAAAATTGAGTAGTGACAGTTATAAACTACAGAATGTTATGATAATTACTATAAGCTTTCTTCCAAACTTCTCGTAAGATGCAATAGTTATTAAATGAATTAACTTGAGTAGTGACAGTTATAAACTACAGAATGTTAAATGATTACTATAAGCTTTCTTCCAAACTTCTCTTAAGATGCATAGATATTAAATGGATTACAGTTTGCGGTTAGCAGTCTCACATGCTCATTGTTTCAAGGATTTGAGATTGTTTTTTGATGCCAATAATTTTCTTTATCTATTAAATGAAAAATACTGTTACTTAAATTTATAAAGCCTTCTATTGGAAAAGTGATTCCTGATGGCTTTCATAACACAGTAATAAACTGTATGCATTTACATTTCTCTGTCACTGTAATGAAAATTATCTAGGATGGAACACCTGCATCAAATTCCATCATAAGATTTCTTTCCACTTCCTACACTCATTACCACATGCAACTAGTTCAGCTAAACAATAATCCCTCACAACCAATTGGATTCAGACTTGCCTAATTCTTTTTCTCAGGAATAAAAAAATCTCTCACATCCATCTTACACAGTAACAAGCACTGGAAATGTGGGACTCATTAATCAAATCTGCACTTCGATTAATACCACAACCACACATTTAATTGGGTTGGTGAGATTTCAGTTGCAAGATAAATGCAGAGATTAAAGCAAACAGTAGAGGCTGCCAACCAAGATCATCTGGATATTCCAAGTCTAGAAACCTCAATTTTTGATGGAAGAGTcggaaaaaaaacaaactttGCTCTATTGCCAGCCAGAAAAATTCAGCCATAACCAAATATAATATAGGTCACAACACGAACAGAGTAGAAGAGAGCCTGAGCAAATATGTATAAATGCCTACAAGTTTTTGCTGTTGCAGAATTAACGGGAAAAAAAGTAGGCCAAAATAAGATTCAAGACTAGCACCccaaaatattgaaataaatgAGCAGAACACCAGCCAAGGAATGAATCCAAtcacttcttctcttccttttctgccTCTGCAGCCTTCTTCAACCGGGCACCAGCCTGGCGCTTGTTCATCTGCTCAACACGAAGCTTAGCATAGGCCCTGAATGATTTCATCTCATCCGTTACCTTAACAAGCTCAACTGTGGGCTTCTCACGAACAATGGGCATATATGGGCCTTGGACCTGAGTGGCAGTTGCAAGTTCCTCCGGAGCAGAATCACCAGCCTGAGAGAATAAAGACCAATACATTAGAAAGCTTGCTTAGAAATCGACAGCCTAACTTGGCTCATAAATAAGGAGGAGCTGAAGTCCACTAGCCTTAAATTTGCGTGCACGTCTTGGGAAGATTACTAGCTTGGCTTTGTATGTCTTCAGCCTCTGGACATTAGCTTGGAGACCCTCAAGGGAACGGTTCTTCCTACGGTGATCCACGGCAATGCCAATAGTTGGGGCAAGCTTCTTTGGAATACCTGCTGCCTGCATTTACAGAGAGCACAGCCATTGGGTAGAGCGAGCAAACTATTTACGCTCATAATGCTTAATTGTGATGACAATATATCTTAATGGAAATAATAGAGATGTTTTTATAATGGTGTAAAAATGTCTGGAGTTGATACCATCAACAAGTCATAATGCACAATGGAAACCTGCCTCTTAATATGCTTGTGTTGTCAATTAAAAGGGGGAAAAGAtttcctttttaaaaaaaacaagcatTCGCAACTCCCAACAATGATGAAATAATCTAAATGACGGGCTATGCAAAACATTTTACATGCCATTTATATAGCAAATTCCACTTTAAGTCCAAGCAATGGCCCTTTGTTCATAAATATTCCAACCAACCATACCAAACATTTTTATTTAGTTTGATCAAAAGTTCAATCCTGCCTCCAAAAAATTCCCGAGTCATCAAGGTCTTTATCCATTTCAACCCAACCATCTTAGAAATCCTTCACCTCAATACCAAGACTTGCCATTTAACATCAAGTTCTGCATCAGAAAGGaaattcaaattctccctgaTTTCCATACATTTCAGCTATTCATTTCTTTTATATTCATTTTCCTTAAAACTTGTATGCATTAGTTACCTAAATGTAGTGATGCATCAAAAAATTTGATAGATAATACAATTGAAATAAAGGATAGTAACAATCCCATAACAAAAACCCTATTCCAATCAAGGTTCTCAGCCCTCATTATCAACCTACCATACACCTTGTCCGCAGAAGCAAAATGGAAATCCTAGTCTTAAACCTCTCGAGTTTCTTTAATAGTCGCTGGAGAATATGTTAATTTGATATAGGGCAAGAAAAGGCAGTAATGCATGAACCGGTATGGTCATACCACTGGAACTAGATTGATGTCTATTAAACAAGTTAGGAAGAATGTTGTACCCTACCATACTTATTTTCCATGTTAACTTTGCAAAAGATGCAGCTCACTTTTGTCATCTCCAAAGTGTCCACATATCTGCCCTACTGATTGCATAATAGCAATATCATCATATATCACCAGCCCTAATTATCTCTATAACTGTCCCGCTTATATGGATTTTCTTTTACATGCACCAAATGCCTCCAAACAACTCCTCAATCACCTTTATCTTGCAACTATCGTCACCTTTAATAAGTCCCAATATgcttaatataaaaaaaacttgTAATAATCAAGTCCTAAAGCTCTCACCCTAACTGAAAACCCACCTTCAAAATATTCTAGCGTACCAGCTTCATAAGTACTTTTGAGGattactgatgacccaaagattgattcatagattgattttgatgatcacaaaaccttgaagtatagatactaatgtttatgttgcaaggagaaagatatttatgttgcaaggaacatagcaagttggaagaacacaagaaggcctctaaaagcactcaagaaaagttggaagaaagctacaagttattggcccaagtctcaagttcaaaagattcaaattggaggagcaaattcaaggaaaatttaaaagaatagtcttcgagtcgactcctgaggaattcgagtcgactccaatgcttggcgagtcaactcgagagtagaacgagtcgactccagggtgtaaaaggcagaaaagtcagagagggattttcgaccctgagattcgagtcgactcctgaggaatgcgagtcgactccaatggttgtcgggtc
Proteins encoded in this window:
- the LOC103695934 gene encoding 60S ribosomal protein L13-1, translating into MVKHNNVVPNGHFKKHWQNYVKTWFNQPARKTRRRVARQKKAVKIFPRPTAGPLRPVVQCQTLKYNMTSRVGRGFTLEELKAAGIPKKLAPTIGIAVDHRRKNRSLEGLQANVQRLKTYKAKLVIFPRRARKFKAGDSAPEELATATQVQGPYMPIVREKPTVELVKVTDEMKSFRAYAKLRVEQMNKRQAGARLKKAAEAEKEEKK